In a genomic window of Acidilobus saccharovorans 345-15:
- the glmS gene encoding glutamine--fructose-6-phosphate transaminase (isomerizing), whose protein sequence is MCGIIGATANCSDVVPLIIRGLQRLEYRGYDSVGIAVVGNNELAVRKGAGELEVVRRRLSLDEMRGLTGIGHTRWATHGPPNDVNAHPHTDCTGTIAIVHNGVIRNYASLKEELLARGHRIRSDTDTELVAHLIEEGVKEGKDFVSALAQALSRVEGTYAFAIVNSREPDRVYFAKNRSPLLVGVGDKVKAVASDVPALLDITRDIVFLEDGEFGYVTPREVVIYRLTPSGYERLSDEEVRSRVRHVDISPEAASKGGYPHFMIKEIYEQPQAVRDTYEGNVEDPALGRVSSAILSANKVIVVAAGTSYHAGLVFSSLLARRAGILAHTIISSELPYLVDSIDGGDLVIAVSQSGETYDTLEAVRKAKERGAAVVGVTNVLGSALDRESQLRLYTRAGPEIGVAATKTFLSQVMLLELLSIRAGEASGRLRPSEANELLRALREVPQVLANTLEASDPVATALSKGLSGSAYILGRGLGAAIAREGALKVKEIAYVHAEAYPAGESKHGPIALVERGFPVFIVATSDAREVAGNAVEMAARGARVYVVKPADLGLELEGRESITRIDMPPSSGVLELEPFILTPLFQLLSYRVAVSRGYNPDKPRNLAKTVTVE, encoded by the coding sequence TTGTGCGGCATAATAGGCGCCACGGCCAACTGCTCTGATGTCGTGCCTCTCATAATAAGGGGCCTCCAGAGGCTTGAGTACAGGGGCTACGACAGCGTCGGCATAGCGGTTGTCGGCAACAACGAACTGGCCGTGAGGAAGGGGGCCGGCGAGCTGGAGGTCGTTAGGAGGAGGCTCTCCCTTGATGAGATGAGGGGGCTCACGGGCATAGGCCACACGAGGTGGGCAACCCATGGACCGCCAAACGACGTCAACGCTCACCCCCACACTGACTGCACAGGAACTATAGCGATAGTTCACAACGGCGTCATAAGGAACTACGCCTCCCTCAAGGAGGAGCTCCTGGCGAGGGGGCACAGGATAAGGAGCGACACCGACACGGAGCTGGTGGCGCACCTTATAGAGGAGGGGGTGAAGGAGGGCAAGGACTTCGTCTCAGCGCTGGCCCAGGCCCTGAGCAGGGTTGAGGGCACCTACGCCTTTGCCATAGTGAACTCAAGGGAGCCCGACAGGGTCTACTTCGCCAAGAACAGGAGCCCCCTCTTGGTGGGGGTGGGCGATAAGGTGAAGGCCGTGGCAAGCGACGTGCCTGCGCTGCTGGACATCACCAGGGACATAGTCTTCCTCGAGGACGGCGAGTTCGGCTACGTCACGCCGAGGGAGGTCGTCATCTACAGGCTAACGCCTTCAGGCTACGAGAGGCTCAGCGACGAGGAGGTAAGGTCAAGGGTTAGACACGTTGACATAAGCCCTGAGGCGGCCAGCAAGGGAGGGTATCCGCACTTCATGATAAAGGAGATTTACGAGCAGCCCCAGGCCGTCAGGGACACCTACGAGGGGAACGTTGAGGACCCAGCGCTCGGGAGGGTGAGCTCCGCCATATTGAGCGCCAACAAGGTGATAGTGGTTGCCGCCGGGACGAGCTATCACGCAGGGCTCGTGTTCTCCTCCCTGCTGGCAAGGAGGGCTGGAATTCTGGCCCACACCATAATCTCCTCAGAGCTGCCCTACCTGGTTGACAGCATAGACGGCGGGGACCTGGTCATAGCCGTGAGCCAGAGCGGCGAGACTTACGACACTCTTGAGGCGGTGAGGAAGGCCAAGGAGAGGGGGGCCGCGGTGGTTGGCGTGACCAACGTGCTCGGCAGCGCCCTTGACAGGGAGTCCCAGCTCAGGCTCTACACCAGGGCTGGCCCGGAGATAGGCGTAGCGGCCACCAAGACGTTCCTGTCGCAGGTGATGTTACTCGAGCTCCTCTCAATAAGGGCCGGGGAGGCCTCGGGGAGGCTCAGGCCCTCCGAGGCTAACGAGCTGCTCAGGGCCCTCAGGGAGGTGCCGCAGGTCTTGGCTAACACGCTCGAGGCCTCAGACCCCGTCGCCACGGCCCTCTCCAAGGGGCTCTCGGGGAGCGCCTACATACTGGGCAGGGGGCTCGGGGCCGCCATAGCCAGGGAGGGCGCGCTCAAGGTAAAGGAGATAGCCTACGTGCACGCCGAGGCCTACCCGGCGGGCGAGAGCAAGCACGGCCCCATAGCCTTGGTGGAGAGGGGCTTCCCCGTATTCATAGTTGCCACCTCAGACGCCAGGGAGGTGGCGGGCAACGCCGTTGAGATGGCGGCCAGGGGGGCGAGGGTCTACGTCGTGAAGCCGGCGGACCTTGGACTTGAGCTCGAGGGGCGCGAGTCCATAACTAGGATTGACATGCCTCCATCGTCTGGGGTGCTGGAGCTGGAGCCCTTCATACTGACCCCGCTGTTCCAGCTGCTCTCCTACAGGGTAGCGGTCAGCAGGGGCTACAACCCTGACAAGCCGAGGAACCTGGCCAAGACCGTCACGGTGGAGTGA
- a CDS encoding Lrp/AsnC family transcriptional regulator, with translation MSGLTDLQVKALMELEYNFPLTSADPYADVASSLGVDEGTLLQELRLLRSRGVLKRVGFYYNFRSQGKDAALVALSAEDVDAVAKATAVDPLVTHSYLRDDPDYNVWIVVKRDNMDEIIKAAEELARVGRASRHVVLTSVRTYKLSVKYDLVRGVSRAGRYAVVPPRAPRPEALGVSPKLPEALRSLPLEPRPYSAAAKLSGLSEEEVVRLIPRLLEAGVLLDPGAAVDGESLGFKENGMVVMEPSGSPEELCEAAARSEYSTHVVLRSSIPEGAWRYPCYAMIHAVRRDLVEEVARIIARDAGAKSYRIIYSLRDLKPGVVR, from the coding sequence TTGAGCGGCCTCACGGACCTCCAGGTTAAGGCCTTAATGGAGCTCGAGTATAACTTCCCCCTGACCTCAGCGGACCCCTACGCCGACGTGGCGTCATCGCTTGGGGTCGACGAGGGAACCCTACTTCAGGAGCTCAGGCTGCTGAGGTCCAGGGGGGTCCTGAAGAGGGTCGGCTTCTACTACAACTTCAGGTCGCAGGGCAAGGACGCCGCGCTGGTAGCGCTGAGTGCCGAGGACGTGGACGCCGTAGCCAAGGCCACGGCGGTCGACCCCCTGGTCACCCACTCGTACCTAAGGGATGACCCGGACTACAACGTGTGGATAGTGGTGAAGCGCGACAACATGGACGAGATAATTAAGGCCGCGGAGGAGCTGGCGCGGGTGGGCAGGGCCTCGAGACACGTAGTCCTGACCTCGGTGAGGACCTACAAGCTCAGCGTCAAGTACGACCTGGTGAGGGGAGTCTCGAGGGCCGGCAGGTACGCGGTCGTGCCTCCCAGGGCCCCAAGGCCTGAGGCGCTGGGCGTCTCGCCCAAGCTCCCTGAGGCCTTGAGGTCGCTCCCGCTCGAGCCGAGGCCCTACTCGGCGGCGGCCAAGCTCAGCGGGCTCAGCGAGGAGGAAGTTGTAAGGCTGATCCCGAGGCTGCTTGAGGCAGGGGTCCTCCTGGACCCAGGGGCAGCTGTCGACGGCGAGTCCCTCGGCTTCAAGGAGAACGGCATGGTAGTCATGGAGCCCTCGGGCTCGCCGGAGGAGCTCTGCGAGGCGGCGGCCAGGAGCGAGTACTCAACGCACGTGGTGCTGAGGTCGTCGATACCTGAGGGGGCCTGGAGGTACCCCTGCTACGCCATGATCCACGCGGTCAGGAGGGACCTGGTGGAGGAGGTGGCCAGGATAATAGCCAGGGACGCCGGGGCTAAGTCGTACAGGATAATCTACAGCCTAAGGGACCTGAAGCCGGGTGTGGTAAGGTGA
- a CDS encoding TIGR04053 family radical SAM/SPASM domain-containing protein, with protein sequence MSRRGRWPFEEKPLLVFWETTKACPLACIHCRAEAITRPLPGELSHAEGLELVRQVAEFGRPYPILVFTGGDPLSREDIWELVDEAHSLGVPVAMAPSPSRALLDNLDRIASGKVSAVSISIDHPSPEVHDKVRRYQGSWEAGVTAIRELIRRGVKVQVNTAVMRSTVDGLPGMVKLLKDLGVDVWEVFYLVPVGRAEAREDLTPQEWEDVSAFLYEASRYGINVRTSEGPMFRRVSLLLNYARSRNLEPSKLVKLGDLYLRLTGQLRALLGEPGEEARFETSGTRDGKGIAFISHDGMVYPSGFLPVPVGNVRRERLVDIYRRSRLMVSLREASFRGRCGSCEFKEICGGSRARAFAYSGDPLGEDPACPYVPGSLGVNVKEVMAP encoded by the coding sequence TTGAGCAGGAGGGGCAGGTGGCCGTTCGAGGAGAAGCCTCTGCTGGTCTTCTGGGAGACCACCAAGGCTTGCCCTCTGGCGTGCATACACTGCAGGGCAGAGGCCATAACTAGGCCCCTGCCGGGCGAGCTGAGCCACGCAGAGGGCCTTGAGCTCGTAAGGCAGGTGGCGGAGTTTGGAAGGCCCTACCCAATACTTGTGTTCACCGGGGGCGACCCGCTCTCAAGGGAGGACATATGGGAGCTCGTGGACGAGGCCCATAGCCTTGGGGTACCGGTTGCCATGGCTCCCAGCCCTTCAAGGGCGCTGCTAGATAACCTGGACAGGATAGCCAGCGGCAAGGTGTCGGCAGTCTCAATAAGCATAGACCACCCGAGCCCGGAGGTCCACGACAAGGTCAGGCGCTACCAGGGCTCGTGGGAGGCCGGCGTGACCGCTATAAGGGAGCTCATAAGGAGGGGCGTCAAGGTTCAGGTCAACACGGCAGTCATGAGGTCCACGGTTGACGGGCTGCCGGGCATGGTAAAGCTCCTTAAGGACCTCGGGGTTGACGTCTGGGAGGTCTTCTACCTGGTGCCGGTTGGCAGGGCTGAGGCCAGGGAGGACCTGACGCCGCAGGAGTGGGAGGACGTGAGCGCGTTCCTCTACGAGGCCAGCAGGTACGGCATAAACGTCAGGACGTCCGAGGGGCCCATGTTTAGGAGGGTCTCGCTGCTCCTTAACTACGCCCGCTCAAGGAACCTGGAGCCCTCGAAGCTCGTCAAGCTTGGCGACCTCTACCTGAGGCTGACCGGTCAGCTCAGGGCCCTCCTCGGCGAGCCCGGCGAGGAGGCCAGGTTTGAGACCTCCGGCACGAGGGACGGCAAGGGCATAGCGTTCATCTCACATGACGGCATGGTTTACCCCAGCGGCTTCCTGCCGGTGCCCGTTGGCAACGTTAGAAGGGAGAGGCTTGTTGACATATACAGGCGCTCAAGGCTGATGGTCAGCCTCAGGGAGGCCTCGTTCAGGGGAAGGTGCGGCTCTTGTGAGTTCAAGGAGATATGTGGGGGCAGCAGGGCCAGGGCCTTCGCCTACAGCGGCGACCCGCTCGGCGAGGACCCCGCCTGCCCCTACGTGCCCGGGAGCCTTGGGGTTAACGTCAAGGAGGTGATGGCGCCTTGA
- the udp gene encoding uridine phosphorylase: protein MEERMSSASRPFDSEGRAYHLGLRKGDVPKYVLMPGEVERASRIASSWDRSWRLAQRREYSSFRGVYRGVDVAVVSTGIGGPATAIAVEELLELGADTLIRVGSTGAIQDDIEVGDIIITTAAVRMDGTSYQYAPAGYPASASYEVIMALVEAAESLGVRYHLGITASTDSFYVGQGRPGYGGYMPSWSRNLVPDLRQMRVLNFEMESATLLTLANIYGFRAGAVHAVYAQRVKDEFVAHAGEENLIKVADEAVRILHEWDEVKGRAGKRYFYPSLLRPGP, encoded by the coding sequence GTGGAGGAGCGCATGTCTTCAGCTTCAAGGCCCTTCGACTCGGAGGGCAGGGCCTACCACCTGGGCCTCAGGAAGGGCGACGTGCCAAAGTACGTGCTTATGCCAGGCGAGGTTGAGAGGGCCTCAAGGATAGCCTCCTCCTGGGACAGGAGCTGGAGGCTGGCCCAGAGGAGGGAGTACTCAAGCTTCAGGGGCGTTTACAGGGGCGTTGACGTGGCGGTGGTCTCCACGGGCATAGGGGGACCTGCCACCGCCATAGCAGTTGAGGAGCTGCTGGAGCTCGGCGCTGACACGCTGATAAGGGTTGGAAGCACCGGCGCCATACAGGATGACATAGAAGTTGGGGATATAATAATAACCACCGCCGCGGTCAGGATGGACGGCACGAGCTACCAGTACGCCCCGGCCGGCTACCCGGCCTCGGCCAGCTACGAGGTAATCATGGCCCTGGTCGAGGCCGCCGAGAGCCTCGGGGTGAGGTACCACCTTGGCATCACGGCCTCTACTGACAGCTTCTACGTGGGCCAGGGGAGGCCGGGCTACGGGGGTTACATGCCGAGCTGGTCAAGGAACCTCGTGCCTGACCTGAGGCAGATGAGGGTGCTGAACTTTGAGATGGAGAGCGCCACCCTCCTTACCTTAGCAAATATATACGGCTTCAGGGCGGGGGCAGTGCACGCCGTCTACGCCCAGAGGGTTAAGGATGAGTTCGTTGCCCACGCTGGCGAGGAGAACCTGATAAAGGTGGCTGACGAGGCCGTGAGGATACTTCACGAGTGGGACGAGGTTAAGGGGAGGGCCGGGAAGAGGTACTTCTACCCCTCGCTCCTGAGGCCTGGCCCCTGA
- a CDS encoding signal recognition particle subunit SRP19/SEC65 family protein, whose amino-acid sequence MPKEDFEGKMVIWPVFLDCNYPRSLGRRLSLDACVKSPSVQEIVKAARDLGLNPAFDEASYPRLWYEIRGRVIVDKKMGRQETLKAIASRIKSMRS is encoded by the coding sequence ATGCCAAAGGAGGACTTCGAGGGAAAGATGGTAATATGGCCCGTGTTCCTTGACTGCAACTACCCCAGGTCGCTGGGCAGGAGGCTGTCGCTCGACGCCTGCGTCAAGTCCCCCAGCGTGCAGGAGATCGTTAAGGCCGCGAGGGACCTGGGCCTCAACCCGGCCTTTGACGAGGCCAGCTACCCCAGGCTGTGGTATGAGATCAGGGGAAGGGTCATAGTTGACAAGAAAATGGGGAGGCAGGAGACCCTCAAAGCCATAGCGTCGAGGATTAAGTCCATGAGGTCCTGA
- a CDS encoding radical SAM/SPASM domain-containing protein: MIPVSVMVAGKGTVSTKIKGHYGKGSPSRFSEELRPVVFWNITYACNLRCEHCYIDAGPTPRQDELGRGRLLEVAEEMAELGIPLVIFSGGEPLLKPEFWDVARLLSERGRPKMALSSNGTLITREVARRLKELNFSYVGVSLDSLRPDAHDKFRGVQGAFNMTVRGIHNAVEEGLDVGIRTTVTRWNYSEAPKVVDLAAQLRASRVSYYLLDSIGRARNIVSELPSPQQVKEFVDAIVDKAKEYAGKVEVELVRANFAGIYIADLLAKDGNEFMDYLKLISAQGDCGRKTISIYPDGTVRPCQFIDEYVIGDLRRQSLREILSYNNPELVKFIKLYENLRGPRCGPCPFKLVCGGGSRGRAEAASGDFWGDDPLCFIDPLDVWRRRGQG, encoded by the coding sequence GTGATACCCGTAAGCGTCATGGTCGCTGGGAAGGGGACCGTCTCAACCAAGATTAAGGGCCACTACGGCAAGGGCTCGCCCTCGAGGTTCAGCGAGGAGCTCAGGCCCGTGGTCTTCTGGAACATAACTTACGCCTGCAACCTGAGGTGCGAGCACTGCTACATAGACGCCGGCCCGACGCCGAGGCAGGACGAGCTCGGCAGGGGGAGGCTCCTCGAGGTGGCCGAGGAGATGGCCGAGTTGGGCATACCCCTGGTCATCTTCAGCGGAGGGGAGCCGCTGCTGAAGCCGGAGTTCTGGGACGTGGCCAGGCTGCTGTCAGAGAGGGGGAGGCCCAAGATGGCCCTGAGCTCCAACGGCACCCTGATAACCAGGGAGGTAGCCAGGAGGCTCAAGGAGCTCAACTTCAGCTACGTGGGGGTGTCCCTCGACAGCCTCAGGCCCGACGCCCACGACAAGTTCAGGGGGGTCCAGGGGGCCTTCAACATGACCGTGAGGGGGATCCATAACGCTGTAGAGGAGGGCCTTGACGTCGGCATAAGGACCACCGTCACCAGGTGGAACTACTCAGAGGCGCCCAAGGTAGTTGACCTCGCGGCCCAGCTGAGGGCCAGCAGGGTGAGCTACTACCTCCTTGACTCCATAGGCAGGGCCAGGAACATAGTGTCGGAGCTGCCGAGCCCGCAGCAGGTCAAGGAGTTCGTTGACGCCATAGTTGACAAGGCCAAGGAGTACGCCGGCAAGGTGGAGGTGGAGCTGGTCAGGGCTAACTTCGCGGGAATTTACATAGCCGACCTCCTGGCCAAGGATGGGAACGAGTTCATGGACTACCTGAAGCTCATAAGTGCGCAGGGGGACTGCGGGAGGAAGACCATAAGCATATACCCGGACGGCACGGTCAGGCCGTGCCAGTTCATAGACGAATACGTCATAGGGGACCTGAGGAGGCAGAGCCTCAGGGAGATACTGAGCTATAACAACCCGGAGCTGGTCAAGTTCATAAAGCTCTACGAGAACCTCAGGGGGCCCAGGTGCGGCCCCTGCCCCTTCAAGCTGGTATGCGGGGGCGGGAGCAGGGGGAGAGCTGAGGCAGCGAGCGGCGACTTCTGGGGCGACGACCCCCTCTGCTTCATAGACCCACTGGACGTGTGGCGCAGGAGGGGCCAGGGTTGA
- a CDS encoding helix-turn-helix transcriptional regulator: protein MSDKENGDLEERAIDILRQYKDGVLQSELWKTLGISSREGSRLVLRLIRRGVVRREEVTVNGRRTYKLYAVKAGAPTFSIKVDVSSILDIPCAACPRLSECGAGGYYDPSTCPLLEAWLKKEIAKLRVQRVQTAS from the coding sequence ATGTCTGACAAGGAGAACGGCGACCTAGAGGAGAGGGCCATTGACATACTACGTCAGTACAAGGACGGCGTCCTTCAGAGCGAGCTCTGGAAGACCCTGGGCATTTCAAGCAGGGAGGGCTCAAGGCTCGTCCTGAGGCTTATTCGCAGGGGTGTCGTGAGGCGCGAGGAGGTCACTGTAAACGGCAGGAGGACGTACAAGCTTTACGCCGTGAAGGCCGGCGCCCCAACGTTCTCAATAAAGGTTGACGTGAGCAGCATCCTAGACATACCCTGCGCCGCGTGCCCTCGCCTCAGCGAGTGCGGCGCTGGGGGCTACTACGACCCGTCCACGTGTCCCCTCCTCGAGGCCTGGCTTAAGAAGGAGATAGCAAAGCTCAGGGTCCAGAGGGTCCAGACGGCCAGCTGA
- a CDS encoding nucleotidyltransferase family protein, translating to MAMIGFVLAGGYGKRLLPLTSRTPKPFMQLLGRQLIDYSLDMLREAGVDDVVIIATQGFSGMASAGREGVRVVEQRGLDIQGALRTAYEEAVSSKEREAIVVYTGFLASPNTIAKLAVEYYQTSGFPVVLALASAATGLETYGFVTVDYRGAVRDFMWESQEANRWGMGRGYVFGGVMVSGVEELEEASRRPFAESMKSMAKQGVLGGVQWPGRWVEIGYPWDILEAINMLLDGAGTRIARGARVSRSAVVGDNVIVDEGAVIEDGAVVKGPAYIGRDVRVMSGAVVEGFSSIEQGSVIEENAIVDRSYVGVGVRVGALSEVRGSVVGEGAVVGPGAHLVDGYPERLPERLRWLAEYLGEKVKLGAVVSPGHEVQCCTVSGKGAVLP from the coding sequence ATGGCCATGATAGGGTTTGTCCTAGCCGGGGGCTACGGCAAGAGGCTCCTGCCCTTAACTTCCAGGACTCCGAAGCCCTTCATGCAGCTGCTGGGGAGGCAGCTGATAGACTACAGCCTAGACATGCTGAGGGAGGCGGGCGTAGACGACGTTGTAATAATTGCAACCCAGGGCTTCTCTGGCATGGCCTCCGCGGGCCGCGAGGGCGTCAGGGTAGTTGAGCAGAGGGGCCTTGACATTCAGGGGGCCCTGAGGACTGCCTACGAGGAGGCGGTCTCCTCAAAGGAGAGGGAGGCCATAGTCGTCTACACCGGCTTCCTGGCGAGCCCAAACACCATAGCAAAGCTCGCGGTGGAGTATTACCAGACCAGCGGCTTCCCGGTAGTCCTTGCGCTGGCCTCGGCTGCCACGGGGCTAGAGACCTACGGCTTCGTGACAGTTGACTACAGGGGCGCCGTGAGGGACTTCATGTGGGAGTCGCAGGAGGCCAACAGGTGGGGCATGGGGAGGGGATACGTCTTCGGCGGCGTCATGGTCAGCGGCGTGGAGGAGCTGGAGGAAGCTTCAAGGAGGCCCTTCGCTGAGTCCATGAAGTCCATGGCAAAGCAGGGCGTGCTGGGAGGGGTCCAGTGGCCCGGCAGGTGGGTTGAGATAGGCTACCCCTGGGACATACTTGAGGCTATAAACATGCTGCTCGACGGCGCTGGGACCAGGATAGCCAGAGGCGCCAGGGTTTCAAGGTCGGCCGTAGTGGGCGATAACGTGATAGTTGACGAGGGCGCCGTGATAGAGGACGGGGCAGTGGTGAAGGGGCCCGCCTACATAGGCAGGGACGTGAGGGTCATGAGCGGCGCCGTGGTGGAGGGCTTCTCCTCTATAGAGCAGGGCTCGGTGATAGAAGAGAACGCCATTGTTGACAGGAGCTATGTTGGCGTCGGCGTGAGGGTAGGGGCCCTGTCCGAGGTCAGGGGCTCCGTGGTCGGCGAGGGCGCGGTGGTAGGCCCTGGGGCCCACCTGGTCGACGGCTACCCTGAGAGGCTGCCGGAGAGGCTCAGGTGGCTCGCAGAGTACCTGGGCGAGAAGGTCAAGCTGGGCGCAGTAGTGTCGCCAGGCCACGAGGTCCAGTGCTGTACCGTCAGCGGCAAGGGGGCGGTGCTGCCCTGA
- a CDS encoding precorrin-2 dehydrogenase/sirohydrochlorin ferrochelatase family protein: MTFIPLFIDVSGLRVVVFGGGSVGTRRALEFSSAGAKVTVVASQFSHELEVAAKAGQVELVKAEVRPGDNVDRFIRGAHIVVIATSDMELNDYLASRALSLGVLVNNATEARRGNVVYPFTAEPIEGLKVAVTSLGLSGVAARRARDRIVECLSSDRYLRTLLSVMSKFKEELKESVSDPKVRVPLYFKVSEDEVFNRLVEQGDEDGALRRALEIARASLNRA; the protein is encoded by the coding sequence TTGACCTTCATACCCCTCTTCATAGACGTCAGCGGCCTCAGGGTAGTGGTCTTTGGCGGGGGCTCCGTGGGGACCAGGAGGGCCCTGGAGTTCTCGTCAGCGGGGGCCAAGGTAACGGTCGTCGCCTCCCAGTTCTCCCATGAGCTTGAGGTTGCCGCCAAGGCAGGCCAGGTGGAGCTCGTTAAGGCTGAGGTGAGGCCCGGCGACAACGTGGACAGGTTCATAAGGGGGGCCCACATAGTAGTTATAGCCACCTCCGACATGGAGCTCAACGACTACCTTGCCTCAAGGGCGCTAAGCCTTGGAGTCCTCGTGAACAACGCGACTGAGGCGAGGAGGGGAAACGTGGTCTACCCGTTCACGGCCGAGCCCATAGAGGGCCTCAAGGTTGCCGTCACCTCCCTGGGGCTCTCTGGGGTCGCGGCCAGGAGGGCCAGGGACAGGATAGTTGAGTGCCTCAGCTCTGACAGGTACCTCAGGACGCTCCTCTCCGTTATGAGCAAGTTTAAGGAGGAGCTCAAGGAGTCAGTAAGCGACCCCAAGGTCAGGGTGCCGCTCTACTTCAAGGTGTCCGAGGACGAGGTGTTCAACAGGCTCGTGGAGCAGGGGGACGAGGACGGCGCCCTCAGGAGGGCCCTCGAGATAGCCCGCGCGTCGCTTAACAGAGCTTAG
- a CDS encoding YbhB/YbcL family Raf kinase inhibitor-like protein yields the protein MAKEYVLREGAQFRLFSEAFKEGEVIPVKYTCDGEDISPPLSWSSPPQGTKSLALIMYDPDAPANTFIHWVIYNMPPTLARLEEGVGSSGAREIPGVGVQGLNDFGDVGYGGPCPPRGHGPHRYYFALHALSAQLTLRSPVTASSLLNAMRGKVLGYSLLMGRYSRQ from the coding sequence TTGGCTAAGGAATACGTGCTCCGTGAAGGAGCCCAGTTCCGGCTCTTCAGTGAGGCCTTTAAGGAGGGTGAAGTCATACCCGTCAAGTACACCTGTGACGGTGAGGATATAAGCCCGCCGCTCAGCTGGTCCTCGCCGCCGCAGGGCACCAAAAGCCTTGCCCTAATAATGTATGACCCGGACGCCCCCGCCAACACCTTCATACACTGGGTCATCTACAACATGCCTCCAACGCTGGCAAGGCTGGAGGAGGGCGTAGGCTCAAGCGGCGCGAGGGAGATCCCAGGGGTGGGGGTCCAGGGCCTTAACGACTTTGGCGACGTGGGCTACGGCGGCCCATGCCCTCCCAGGGGGCACGGGCCTCACAGGTATTACTTCGCCCTCCACGCGCTGTCGGCGCAGCTCACGTTAAGATCGCCTGTGACCGCGTCGTCCCTTCTGAACGCCATGAGGGGCAAGGTGCTCGGCTACTCCCTGCTCATGGGCAGGTACTCGAGGCAGTGA
- a CDS encoding dimethylarginine dimethylaminohydrolase family protein, producing the protein MGGLLVSSEVGRLREVLMHVPGQEVSIVNESNYRRYLFRSPVNLEEARREVEGLIEVYRKEGVQIHTVEGLTDKPNAMYARDPFFMGPSGAIISRFMYEVRRGEERAFKDKIEGLGYPIVKVMEDDEVFEGGNAMMLSPKVAIAGVGERTNRKGLWSFIETVKSMGVEEVVEVQVPINVIHIDEYIAQVDVRTIVTVRQMFPWEAMDRLQRLGFNVLPMEYSQLPGGVSARLCLNMVALRPLKVVMGSGCDPVRKALESEGVDVIEVKIDEVLKGGGGVHCLTGVLRRDQVSES; encoded by the coding sequence ATGGGAGGCCTTCTTGTGAGCTCTGAGGTGGGCAGGCTAAGGGAGGTCTTAATGCACGTGCCCGGCCAGGAGGTGTCTATAGTTAATGAGAGCAACTACCGCCGTTACCTCTTCCGTTCCCCAGTGAACCTGGAGGAGGCCAGGAGGGAGGTAGAGGGCTTAATAGAGGTCTACCGCAAGGAGGGGGTTCAGATTCACACCGTTGAGGGCCTCACAGACAAGCCAAACGCTATGTACGCCAGGGACCCGTTCTTCATGGGGCCCTCGGGCGCGATAATATCGAGGTTCATGTACGAGGTCCGCAGGGGCGAGGAGAGGGCCTTCAAGGATAAGATAGAGGGCCTCGGCTACCCCATAGTGAAGGTTATGGAGGACGACGAGGTCTTCGAGGGGGGCAACGCCATGATGCTCTCGCCAAAGGTTGCAATAGCCGGCGTGGGCGAGAGGACCAACAGGAAGGGCCTCTGGTCCTTCATAGAGACTGTGAAGTCCATGGGGGTCGAGGAGGTGGTCGAGGTGCAGGTACCTATAAACGTCATTCACATAGACGAGTACATAGCCCAGGTTGACGTGAGGACGATAGTTACAGTGAGGCAGATGTTCCCGTGGGAGGCCATGGACAGGCTGCAGAGGCTTGGGTTTAACGTGCTGCCAATGGAGTACTCCCAGCTGCCCGGCGGCGTGAGCGCGAGGCTGTGCCTTAACATGGTCGCCCTCAGGCCCCTCAAGGTGGTCATGGGCTCTGGGTGCGACCCCGTCAGGAAGGCCCTGGAGTCAGAGGGCGTTGATGTGATAGAGGTCAAGATTGACGAGGTTCTCAAGGGAGGCGGAGGGGTGCACTGCCTAACTGGGGTGCTGAGGAGGGACCAGGTGAGCGAGAGCTGA